In Nitrosophilus labii, the following proteins share a genomic window:
- a CDS encoding HP0268 family nuclease — translation MELKLARNELKNKPKPITLEKIEEEVEKEGEKIFYFDRENAHKDLVEMVEYFENKGYSVYLREVKYGLDDNDYLYEVHILK, via the coding sequence ATGGAGTTAAAATTAGCGAGAAACGAACTGAAAAACAAGCCAAAACCTATAACTTTAGAAAAGATTGAAGAAGAGGTAGAAAAAGAGGGAGAAAAGATTTTCTATTTCGATAGAGAAAATGCCCATAAGGATCTTGTTGAAATGGTTGAGTATTTTGAGAATAAAGGTTACAGTGTATATTTAAGAGAGGTCAAATACGGACTTGACGATAACGACTATCTCTATGAAGTACATATTTTAAAGTAA
- the nusA gene encoding transcription termination factor NusA → MEKIVDIIDSIAHEKNLDVENVTNAIKTAIVRTAKNVLGEELEFDVDIDKQSKKANVFQKVTVVADDDERANEDSEKYITLNEAKEIDPDVEIGDELRYPIDFEGLGRTAALHLQREIEYHIQRLVEQKLFQKYQNRVGKIISGTVTRVDREENTYIEVDEVKAVLPMRYRIKGEHFKTGNVVKAILRKVVIDRIHGIYLELSRTTPKFLEELLKLEVPEIKDTLVNVEKVARIPGERAKVALTSTSPQIDPIGACVGVKGVRINAVSKELNGESIDCIEYSPVPEIFVARSLSPAIITSVKIEDKKAIVTLPADQKSKAIGKSGINIRLASMLTGYEIELQEKAGVAGITTKEAISEEEGPKITLEDLFKE, encoded by the coding sequence ATGGAAAAGATAGTAGATATAATAGACTCTATTGCGCATGAAAAAAATCTTGATGTAGAAAATGTTACAAACGCTATAAAAACGGCAATCGTTAGAACCGCAAAAAATGTTTTAGGCGAAGAGCTAGAGTTTGACGTTGATATAGATAAACAGAGCAAAAAGGCAAACGTTTTTCAAAAAGTAACCGTAGTTGCCGATGATGACGAAAGAGCAAATGAAGATAGCGAAAAGTATATAACATTAAACGAAGCAAAAGAGATAGATCCTGATGTGGAAATTGGAGATGAACTTAGGTATCCGATAGATTTTGAAGGGCTTGGAAGAACTGCGGCTTTACATCTGCAGCGAGAGATAGAGTATCACATCCAAAGACTTGTAGAACAGAAACTATTTCAAAAATACCAGAACAGAGTTGGAAAAATCATCAGCGGTACCGTAACAAGAGTCGATAGAGAAGAGAACACATACATAGAAGTTGATGAAGTAAAAGCGGTTCTTCCTATGAGATACAGAATAAAAGGGGAGCATTTCAAAACCGGTAATGTTGTAAAAGCAATTCTTAGAAAAGTAGTAATAGACAGGATTCATGGAATATATCTTGAACTCTCAAGAACAACACCTAAATTTCTGGAAGAACTTTTAAAGCTAGAAGTGCCGGAAATCAAGGACACTCTCGTCAATGTCGAAAAAGTGGCCAGAATACCCGGAGAAAGAGCAAAAGTAGCCTTAACTTCAACTTCACCCCAAATTGACCCTATAGGAGCTTGCGTAGGAGTTAAAGGTGTTAGGATAAACGCAGTTAGTAAAGAGCTTAACGGAGAAAGTATAGACTGTATCGAATATTCGCCCGTTCCGGAAATCTTTGTAGCAAGAAGTCTTAGTCCAGCTATTATAACCAGCGTAAAAATAGAAGATAAAAAAGCTATTGTTACACTACCTGCTGATCAAAAATCAAAAGCTATAGGTAAAAGCGGAATAAACATAAGATTAGCTTCTATGCTAACCGGATACGAGATAGAACTACAAGAAAAAGCCGGAGTCGCCGGTATAACAACTAAAGAAGCCATAAGTGAAGAAGAAGGACCAAAGATTACGTTAGAAGATCTTTTTAAAGAGTAA
- a CDS encoding ABC transporter permease, producing MKIFIKKLSYIFLMLFIISLISFLAIHLAPNSFFSAGELNPNITKESLEHLKKIYGLDKPLLEQYLSWVWSILHFDFGVSFASGKSVTDEIMDRIGITLGINLSSMLIVFVLSLYLGMKAAIKQNSFFDKVVKQFSLVSFSMPSFYLALILIIVFAVELKLFPISGLHSLEPKSGIFYYLDLIWHLVLPLIVIIFVSFGSFAMYIRSLTQEILKSDYIFFAKARGADEKTIIKKFILPNLSPPLITILGLSLPGLIGGSVILESIFSINGMGLLFYQAALSRDYPVIMGILIITAFLTLLGNILADLILLKLNPYFKN from the coding sequence ATGAAAATATTTATAAAAAAACTATCATACATCTTTTTGATGCTTTTTATCATTTCTCTTATCTCTTTTTTGGCTATCCATCTAGCGCCCAATAGCTTTTTTAGCGCGGGTGAACTCAATCCCAATATAACAAAGGAGTCTTTAGAGCATCTTAAAAAGATCTACGGTCTTGATAAGCCTCTTTTAGAGCAGTATCTTTCTTGGGTATGGTCGATACTTCATTTTGACTTTGGAGTATCTTTTGCAAGTGGCAAAAGCGTAACCGATGAGATAATGGATAGAATCGGTATAACATTGGGGATCAATCTATCTAGCATGTTGATAGTATTTGTTTTATCTTTATATCTTGGTATGAAAGCGGCTATCAAACAAAACTCGTTTTTTGATAAAGTAGTCAAACAGTTCTCTCTTGTTAGCTTTTCCATGCCATCATTTTATCTCGCACTGATTTTGATTATAGTTTTTGCCGTAGAACTAAAACTCTTTCCTATAAGCGGTCTTCATTCGCTTGAGCCAAAATCTGGTATATTTTACTATTTAGATCTAATCTGGCATTTAGTACTTCCTCTCATTGTCATTATTTTTGTTAGTTTTGGTTCCTTTGCTATGTATATACGTTCGCTTACGCAGGAGATTTTAAAGAGTGATTATATATTTTTTGCTAAGGCTAGAGGCGCCGACGAAAAAACTATAATAAAAAAGTTCATACTACCAAATCTATCTCCTCCTCTTATTACTATACTTGGTCTTTCTCTTCCGGGATTAATCGGCGGTAGCGTCATACTTGAGTCTATATTTTCGATAAACGGAATGGGGCTTCTTTTTTATCAGGCGGCACTTTCTAGAGACTATCCGGTGATTATGGGAATTTTGATAATAACTGCCTTTTTAACGCTTCTTGGAAATATATTAGCAGATCTTATTCTTTTAAAACTTAATCCATATTTTAAGAACTAA
- a CDS encoding DUF3157 family protein, protein MKKKISLLLFTSLLAFSSEYITLDNGKSVLLKDDGTWEEVTIVKKGDKNIALRKDGKWEEIKPKDIEAAQTITNETSKKYMDSKFAKALLGEWQSNDGSVKYLFKKDKAVFKKGSRIVEGKWSIEHIDEPKRKIIVNIGEDARLGFLSFGGVSRKLKFSPDFKTLYDESEKLESLIDTELHKVK, encoded by the coding sequence ATGAAAAAAAAGATCTCGCTACTTCTTTTTACATCACTTTTAGCCTTTTCTTCAGAATATATCACTCTTGATAATGGAAAATCTGTTCTTTTGAAAGATGACGGAACTTGGGAAGAGGTTACTATCGTTAAAAAGGGAGATAAAAATATAGCTCTTAGAAAAGATGGCAAATGGGAGGAGATTAAACCAAAAGATATTGAGGCAGCTCAGACTATAACTAACGAAACTTCAAAAAAATATATGGACTCAAAGTTTGCTAAGGCTTTACTAGGTGAATGGCAATCAAATGACGGAAGTGTTAAGTATTTGTTTAAAAAAGATAAAGCTGTTTTCAAAAAAGGAAGCAGGATTGTCGAAGGAAAATGGTCTATAGAGCATATTGACGAGCCAAAAAGAAAAATAATAGTCAATATAGGTGAAGACGCTAGACTTGGATTTTTGTCTTTCGGCGGCGTTTCAAGAAAACTCAAATTTTCTCCTGATTTTAAAACTCTTTATGACGAGAGTGAAAAGCTTGAAAGCTTAATAGATACCGAACTACATAAAGTAAAATAG
- a CDS encoding OprD family outer membrane porin, with translation MKFAKLSLAALMALSVSAFADVNVKFGGDAKLFYSTSDKGKDVDLFAREGAMAQTALNLGASLELPEDVQGKVNVTMLSTLGLERQLVNSVWDGGLGNQWWASEAWLAKSFGNTTLKVGRQALDTPLAFTETWSIAHNTFEAAVALNQDIKDTTLVAAFVGRGNGGNAVFGVTNNAASGADPFTTYFSDGAFAFGAITTAIPNTTFQAWYYDIISTAQALWLQADIDLKDVSEGVGLGVQYATISPDDRLGALDDSSAVAFKLSGNVEGITVSAAYSTVDSGNALPVANTATNYTGGTSQSKLYTEAWWNYGHVGQAGTDSYNISAEYSMKDVADFGIYFTNADHEGTTPDLTEVALTASKSYGSLDTTIAYINAKDNTNNYNILQVYLTYNF, from the coding sequence ATGAAATTTGCAAAACTTAGTCTTGCAGCGTTAATGGCTTTAAGTGTTTCAGCTTTTGCTGATGTCAATGTGAAATTTGGCGGAGATGCTAAGCTTTTTTATAGTACATCTGATAAAGGAAAAGATGTAGATCTATTTGCACGTGAAGGTGCTATGGCTCAAACAGCATTAAATCTTGGCGCGTCACTTGAACTTCCTGAAGATGTTCAAGGAAAAGTTAACGTTACAATGCTTTCTACTTTAGGACTTGAAAGACAATTGGTAAATAGTGTATGGGATGGAGGTCTTGGTAACCAATGGTGGGCAAGTGAAGCATGGCTAGCGAAATCGTTTGGAAACACGACTCTTAAAGTAGGTAGACAAGCTCTTGATACTCCACTTGCATTTACAGAAACATGGTCAATCGCACACAACACTTTTGAAGCGGCCGTAGCTTTAAACCAAGATATTAAAGATACTACTTTAGTGGCAGCATTCGTTGGTCGCGGTAATGGCGGGAATGCAGTTTTTGGAGTAACAAATAATGCTGCTTCAGGTGCGGATCCTTTTACAACTTATTTTAGTGACGGAGCTTTTGCGTTTGGTGCTATTACTACGGCAATACCAAATACAACTTTTCAAGCATGGTATTACGATATTATAAGTACAGCTCAAGCTCTATGGTTACAAGCTGATATTGATCTTAAAGATGTTTCTGAAGGCGTGGGTTTAGGCGTACAGTACGCAACGATTTCTCCGGATGATCGTTTAGGAGCTTTAGATGATTCTAGTGCAGTAGCATTTAAATTAAGTGGAAATGTTGAAGGTATAACTGTATCTGCAGCATACTCTACTGTTGATAGTGGAAACGCGCTTCCTGTTGCAAATACTGCAACAAATTATACAGGTGGAACATCACAGTCAAAACTCTACACAGAAGCTTGGTGGAACTATGGACATGTTGGTCAAGCAGGAACCGATTCATACAATATTTCTGCTGAATATAGTATGAAAGATGTTGCAGATTTTGGTATCTACTTTACCAATGCAGACCATGAAGGTACAACACCTGATTTGACTGAAGTTGCTCTAACGGCTTCAAAGTCTTACGGTTCACTAGATACTACTATAGCTTATATCAATGCAAAAGATAATACAAATAACTATAATATACTTCAAGTATACCTAACATACAATTTCTAA